Proteins from one Erpetoichthys calabaricus chromosome 11, fErpCal1.3, whole genome shotgun sequence genomic window:
- the LOC114642289 gene encoding toll-like receptor 13, producing MHKTLGTLCFCLVMSVESYSLNHCTVRTSHNKTFIMAFCNQMNFHIVPRDIPDQTNNLDLSQNVISQLVRDDFKNLRFLKVLNVSGNHISWMADGTFKDLVALEVLNLSKNNISSLSDATFEGLGSLFTLHLGENQIQSIGQATFQGLTSVRLVNLSFNGLCDLERLRSVLEVTHLKELYIANNNIGRFSTDRFPNASLQLNVLDVSRNPLSHFSVKANRLACLQTLDLSFLDSTDGLQWEVSSTALTHTMKRLYLSQSTIAAPGLLSILQTMVNSSVEYLKVSHLNLSQVPGVLQKVCLWFPKLQILYLQGNNFVRVEGTPFENCTQVTSLELSWNGLEELSEGVFNGLNRLRRLFLSHNLLQTIPNLTGLASGLETLDLRNNQIEKIHLNDFAHLRNLRYLNLVGNKITTIQSQDFDGLHRLEQLKLGNNLILDIPEPFSSSLRNLKTLELFANKMSALRKGTFRNLHSLVSLKMADNQISQIEEGSFQGLSKLKSLFLGGNKITMKTLNTWNVFGGLSLLRELQMFDNELRCESDDDFQRPPFLGLKALTSLYFNSQRDDGLLNLPANSLQGLPSLKRVYANNLNLNFIHPNTFTYTPHLQFLELTGNPLGHIDPSVFHATPNLRVLYLDSTRVQSLDFLIHTNLTELQILTVDSNEISTVNETHVRSLPKLNLLSAEKNPFTCSCENAWFLNWSLSDPQVQVTFLNTFTCSHPASYVGMKLVDFKTDLCLVDYEFVCFISSFSIVAVTMVAASVYHYLRWQVAYVYYYLMAFLYDRRQRAQPLQAYEYDAFVSYNRNDELWVLKELIPNLEEKQGWKLCLHHRDFEPGKAIVENIVDSIYRSRKTICLISRHFLESEWCSREMQVASVRLMDEKEDILVLVFLEDLPSAQLSPYHRMRKLVKRKTYLKWPQNREEDNLFWHKLKTALSAKEELCRDHPIALCL from the coding sequence atgcatAAGACACTTGGCACCCTGTGCTTCTGTCTTGTAATGTCGGTGGAGAGCTACTCGCTCAACCACTGCACAGTGAGGACGTCTCACAACAAAACCTTCATTATGGCGTTCTGCAACCAAATGAACTTTCACATCGTTCCAAGGGACATCCCCGACCAAACAAACAATTTGGACCTTTCTCAAAATGTAATTTCCCAGCTGGTCCGAGATGATTTCAAGAACCTGAGATTTCTGAAAGTTCTGAATGTGTCAGGCAACCACATCTCATGGATGGCCGATGGCACCTTCAAGGACCTGGTGGCACTCGAGGTGCTGAACCTCTCCAAGAACAACATCAGTTCACTTTCAGATGCCACGTTTGAAGGCCTTGGTAGCCTCTTCACGTTGCACCTTGGTGAAAATCAAATTCAGAGCATTGGCCAGGCCACTTTCCAAGGCTTGACCAGCGTCAGGCTCGTCAACTTAAGTTTCAATGGCCTGTGTGACCTCGAAAGACTACGGTCTGTCCTAGAAGTCACCCACCTGAAGGAGCTGTACATCGCAAATAATAACATTGGTAGATTCAGCACTGACCGTTTCCCCAACGCGTCTTTACAGTTAAATGTTCTCGACGTTTCACGTAACCCTTTATCCCATTTCAGCGTGAAGGCAAACAGACTTGCGTGCCTCCAGACTTTGGACCTCTCATTTCTGGACTCGACCGATGGCCTCCAGTGGGAGGTGAGCAGCACGGCTCTTACGCATACGATGAAGAGGCTGTACTTGAGCCAGTCCACGATCGCCGCTCCAGGCCTCCTGTCCATCCTGCAGACGATGGTCAACTCCTCTGTAGAGTACCTGAAGGTCTCTCATTTAAACCTGAGTCAGGTGCCTGGTGTCTTGCAGAAGGTTTGCCTTTGGTTTCCCAAACTACAGATTTTATACCTGCAAGGAAATAACTTTGTGAGAGTCGAGGGCACCCCGtttgaaaactgcacacaggtTACCAGCTTAGAGTTATCCTGGAACGGTTTAGAAGAACTTTCGGAAGGCGTCTTTAATGGACTGAATCGATTGCGCCGCTTGTTCCTGTCCCATAACTTACTCCAAACCATCCCCAACTTGACGGGCCTGGCGTCAGGCCTGGAAACCCTCGACCTAAGAAACAATCAGATTGAAAAAATTCACCTGAATGATTTTGCACATTTGAGAAATTTAAGGTACCTGAACCTGGTGGGGAATAAAATCACCACAATCCAAAGCCAAGACTTTGATGGTCTTCACCGTCTAGAGCAGCTCAAGCTTGGAAACAACCTCATTCTCGACATCCCGGAGCCTTTTTCCAGCAGCTTGCGGAACCTGAAGACTCTTGAGCTTTTTGCTAACAAGATGAGCGCCCTCAGGAAGGGCACCTTTCGAAATTTACACTCCCTCGTATCTCTGAAAATGGCCGACAATCAGATCTCACAGATTGAGGAGGGTTCGTTCCAAGGGCTTTCCAAGCTGAAGTCTTTATTTTTAGGAGGAAACAAGATCACCATGAAGACGCTGAACACCTGGAATGTCTTTGGCGGGTTGTCTTTGCTGCGGGAGCTTCAGATGTTTGACAACGAGCTGAGATGTGAGAGCGACGACGACTTCCAGCGCCCCCCTTTCTTGGGACTGAAGGCTCTGACCAGTCTTTACTTCAACAGTCAAAGAGATGATGGACTGCTGAACCTCCCTGCAAATTCTCTTCAAGGACTGCCCTCCCTTAAGAGGGTCTATGCAAACAACCTGAACCTCAACTTCATCCATCCCAACACATTCACCTACACTCCTCACTTACAGTTTTTGGAGCTGACTGGAAATCCACTCGGTCACATCGATCCTTCGGTTTTCCACGCAACACCGAACCTCAGGGTCTTGTACCTGGACAGCACCAGGGTGCAGTCTTTGGACTTCCTCATCCACACCAACCTCACGGAGCTGCAGATACTGACGGTGGATTCAAATGAGATCAGCACAGTCAATGAGACTCACGTCCGTTCGCTTCCCAAGCTGAACCTACTCAGTGCGGAAAAAAACCCATTCACCTGCAGCTGTGAGAATGCGTGGTTCTTAAACTGGTCGTTATCGGACCCCCAAGTCCAAGTGACTTTTCTGAACACGTTCACCTGTTCCCACCCAGCCAGTTATGTGGGAATGAAGTTGGTGGACTTCAAAACAGACTTGTGTTTGGTAGACTATGAATTTGTGTGCTTCATCTCCTCATTTAGCATAGTGGCTGTGACGATGGTGGCCGCCAGTGTCTACCACTATCTCCGATGGCAGGTCGCCTATGTGTACTACTACTTAATGGCCTTCCTGTATGACCGAAGGCAAAGGGCTCAGCCGCTCCAAGCCTATGAATATGACGCCTTTGTCTCGTACAACAGGAACGATGAACTTTGGGTCCTGAAGGAGTTAATCCCAAACCTGGAAGAGAAACAAGGCTGGAAGTTGTGTCTCCACCATCGCGATTTTGAACCGGGCAAGGCTATCGTGGAGAACATCGTGGACAGCATCTACAGGAGCCGCAAGACCATCTGCCTCATCAGCCGCCACTTTCTGGAGAGCGAGTGGTGCTCCAGGGAGATGCAGGTGGCAAGCGTCCGACTGATGGACGAGAAGGAAGACATCCTGGTCTTGGTGTTTCTGGAGGACCTCCCTTCTGCTCAGCTCTCTCCCTACCACAGAATGAGGAAGCTGGTGAAGAGGAAGACCTACCTGAAGTGGCCCCAAAACAGAGAAGAGGACAACTTGTTCTGGCACAAGCTAAAAACTGCACTGAGTGCCAAGGAGGAACTCTGCAGGGATCACCCCATCGCGCTGTGCCTTTGA